Proteins encoded in a region of the Populus alba chromosome 13, ASM523922v2, whole genome shotgun sequence genome:
- the LOC118040164 gene encoding lanC-like protein GCL2 isoform X3, with protein sequence MADRFFPNVMPSFVTEDIQEEDKVTDGDSLMKLLSMPYTSLSKQFQRSGLDLKEKWDFCALQIVMETWGLGGQVVHDFTLYSGNLGTALLLYKSYQVTSNENDLFLCLEIVKACDSASRTSRDVTFICGRVGVCALGAVAAKHANDEALQSYYLSQLGEIKLLRNHPDELLYGRSGFLWACLFLNKHMGQGTVPDTTIRAVANEIIKNGRALAKKGGSPLMYEWYGERYWGAAHGLAGIMNVLLDVELKPDEFEDVKGTLKYMINNCFPSGNYSTSEEDRKRDVLVHWCHGAPGIALTLVKAVKAGYLKTESN encoded by the exons ATGGCTGATCGATTCTTTCCCAACGTAATGCCAAGCTTTGTAACAGAAGATATACAAGAAGAAGATAAAGTAACCGATGGGGATTCTCTCATGAAGCTTCTCTCAATGCCCTACACTTCACTTTCCAAGCAGTTTCAACGTTCTGGTTTGGATCTTAAAGAAAAA TGGGATTTTTGTGCTCTACAGATAGTGATGGAGACATGGGGGTTAGGTGGGCAAGTTGTGCATGATTTTACTCTTTACAGTGGAAATCTTGGCACTGCTTTGTTGCTTTATAAGAGCTATCAAGTTACTAGTAATGAAAATGATCTCTTTCTCTGTTTGGAGATTGTTAAGGCTTGTGATTCTGCTTCTCGGACTTCAAG GGATGTGACATTTATATGTGGGCGAGTTGGTGTTTGTGCACTTGGGGCTGTAGCAGCCAAGCATGCTAATGATGAAGCATTACAGAGTTACTATCTGAGTCAATTAGGAGAG ATTAAGCTGTTGAGAAATCACCCTGATGAGTTGTTATATGGAAGAAGTGGATTCTTATGGGCTTGTTTGTTCCTAAATAAACACATGGGGCAGGGGACTGTCCCTGATACGACCATT CGTGCTGTTGcgaatgaaattataaaaaatggaaGAGCATTGGCAAAGAAAGGAGGTTCCCCATTAATGTATGAATGGTATGGTGAGAGGTATTGGGGTGCTGCCCATGGATTGGCAGGTATTATGAATGTTTTATTGGATGTAGAGCTGAAACCTGATGAGTTTGAGGATGTCAAGGGCACCCTTAAATACATGATCAATAACTGCTTTCCCAGCGGCAACTACTCTACAAGTGAAGAAGATCGCAAGAGGGATGTTCTTGTGCATTGGTGTCATGGAGCACCTGGAATTGCTCTTACACTTGTCAAGGCAGTTAAG